The Helianthus annuus cultivar XRQ/B chromosome 16, HanXRQr2.0-SUNRISE, whole genome shotgun sequence genome includes a window with the following:
- the LOC110919386 gene encoding uncharacterized mitochondrial protein AtMg00860-like, giving the protein MDILPGSAMPKVLWKERSLKDAFSAGNRDISRMIVLRRKEEKLYAKFSKCEFWIQEVHFLGHVINEKGIHVNPSKIEAIKNWEAPKTQSEVRQFLGLVGYYQRFIENFSRIAQPLTLLTQKERKFDWTEKQEEAFQTLKEKLCSTPILSQMDRVP; this is encoded by the exons ATGGACATATTGCCCGGAAGTGCTATGCCAAAAGTACTCTGGAAGGAGCGAAGCTTGAAGGATGCTTTCAGTGCGGGGAACAGGGACATTTCAAGAATGATTGTCCTAAGGCGAAAG GAAGAgaagctgtatgccaagttctctaaatgtgagtTCTGGATTCAAGAAGTTCATTTCCTCGGACATGTCATAAATGAGAAAGGTATACATGTAAATCCGTCTaagatcgaagcgattaagaattgggaagccccaaAGACTCagtcggaggtgcgacaattcttAGGGCTTGTtgggtactaccagagattcattgagaatttctccaGAATAGCACAGCCGTTGACGTTATTAACCCAGAAGGAAAGGAAGTTTGATTGGACGGAgaagcaagaggaagcttttcagaCGTTGAAAGAAAAACTCTGCAGTACACCTATTCTTTCCCAgatggatcgagtaccttga